One region of Parafrankia discariae genomic DNA includes:
- a CDS encoding phosphoribosyltransferase family protein encodes MLFRDRMDAGRQLGRRLTYLRGQDVVVVGLPRGGVPVAYQIAQALGAPLDVILVRKLGVPFQPELAMGAIAEGDVRVVNAETRLLADIGPDELAAVEAHERLELDRRIRRFRGARPRVPLAGRTVVVVDDGIATGATASAACQAVRAAGAARVVLAAPVAPPDRIGWLRRDADEVVCLHTPERFFAIGMFYADFAQTPDDEVTDLLRRAAVAVPPVPVAAPHGAHGAAAPDAVPDPPGRDPDPPGREVEVDIPAVPVRLAGHLMVPEGADGLVVFVHGSGSGRHSPRNRYVAEVLGAAGLATLLFDLLTPAEEVDRANVFDIGLLAHRLVDVTGWLRGQPSVSHLPVGYFGASTGAAAALWAAAEPGSRVAAVVSRGGRPDLAASRLAAVAAPTLLVVGEHDDLVLDLNRQAQARLRCENRLAVVPRATHLFTEPGALEAVAVLARDWFAHHLALVTHRG; translated from the coding sequence GTGCTTTTTCGTGATCGCATGGACGCGGGCCGGCAGCTCGGCCGGAGGCTGACGTATCTACGCGGGCAGGACGTCGTGGTTGTCGGGCTCCCCCGCGGCGGTGTTCCCGTCGCCTACCAGATCGCGCAGGCGCTGGGTGCCCCGCTGGACGTCATTCTGGTCCGCAAGCTCGGCGTCCCCTTCCAGCCCGAGCTCGCGATGGGCGCCATCGCCGAAGGGGACGTGCGGGTCGTCAACGCCGAGACGCGGCTGCTGGCCGACATCGGCCCGGACGAGCTGGCCGCGGTCGAGGCCCACGAACGGCTGGAGCTGGACCGCCGGATCCGCCGGTTCCGGGGCGCCCGGCCACGCGTTCCGCTCGCCGGCCGCACCGTGGTCGTGGTGGACGACGGGATCGCCACCGGGGCGACCGCGTCCGCCGCCTGCCAGGCGGTCCGCGCCGCCGGCGCCGCCCGGGTCGTGCTGGCCGCTCCCGTGGCGCCACCGGACCGGATCGGCTGGCTGCGCCGGGACGCCGACGAGGTCGTGTGCCTGCACACGCCGGAGCGGTTCTTCGCCATCGGCATGTTCTACGCCGACTTCGCCCAGACACCCGACGACGAGGTGACGGACCTGCTGCGCAGGGCGGCGGTCGCCGTGCCGCCGGTACCGGTGGCCGCGCCGCACGGGGCGCACGGGGCGGCGGCGCCGGACGCGGTGCCCGACCCACCAGGGCGCGATCCCGACCCACCGGGCCGCGAGGTGGAGGTCGACATTCCCGCCGTCCCGGTCCGGCTGGCCGGGCATCTCATGGTTCCGGAGGGGGCCGACGGCCTGGTCGTCTTCGTCCACGGCAGCGGCAGCGGCCGACACAGCCCCCGCAACCGGTACGTGGCCGAGGTCCTGGGCGCCGCCGGGCTCGCCACCCTGCTGTTCGACCTGCTCACCCCCGCCGAGGAGGTCGACCGGGCCAACGTGTTCGACATCGGCCTGCTCGCCCACCGCCTCGTGGACGTCACCGGCTGGCTGCGCGGCCAGCCGAGCGTGTCCCACCTCCCGGTCGGCTACTTCGGGGCCAGCACCGGAGCCGCCGCCGCGCTGTGGGCCGCGGCCGAACCGGGGTCCCGCGTCGCCGCCGTCGTCTCCCGCGGCGGGCGGCCCGACCTGGCCGCGTCGAGACTGGCCGCGGTGGCGGCCCCGACCCTGCTCGTCGTGGGCGAACACGATGATCTCGTCCTCGACCTCAACCGGCAGGCCCAGGCCCGCCTGCGGTGCGAGAACCGGCTGGCGGTGGTCCCGCGGGCCACCCACCTGTTCACCGAACCCGGTGCGCTGGAGGCGGTGGCCGTGCTCGCCCGTGACTGGTTCGCCCACCACCTGGCCCTGGTCACGCACCGCGGCTGA
- a CDS encoding LLM class flavin-dependent oxidoreductase, producing MAAGHTAATAAGETRRLRLGFNSRIAFPAGHAAEGLRDGIELFRVAEQLGYDTGWVYQRHFDNYLASPMVFHAAVAQHTERIGLGTAIIGARYEDPVLLAEAAGTADLLSGGRLQLGLGTGQGGYDHIFGQEPNDGRDQSQARLATFLRGIRGEKLGEVTDPAGLVAAGTELFVRPTSPTLPDRVWYGGGSVASAERVGRQGLRLLLSTILHGQIDDYGAELARAIEAYRAAYTGTTPARAAVARSVLPATSPELARVYAAYDEERRTQGPAASRPRGALTPVAAPPARFTMSPVHHGDPSAVVDQLLADPSVALGDELIAFLPPAFGLRENLRLLEDIAETVAPHLGWASATPS from the coding sequence ATCGCCGCCGGGCACACCGCCGCCACGGCCGCGGGGGAGACGCGCCGGCTCCGGCTCGGCTTCAACTCCCGCATCGCCTTCCCGGCCGGGCACGCCGCCGAGGGGCTGCGGGACGGCATCGAGCTGTTCCGGGTGGCCGAACAGCTCGGCTACGACACCGGGTGGGTCTACCAGCGTCACTTCGACAACTACCTCGCGTCGCCGATGGTGTTCCACGCCGCTGTCGCACAGCACACCGAGCGCATCGGCCTCGGCACCGCCATCATCGGCGCCCGCTACGAGGATCCCGTGCTGCTCGCCGAGGCCGCCGGCACCGCCGACCTGCTCAGCGGCGGACGTCTGCAGCTCGGCCTCGGCACCGGCCAGGGCGGCTACGACCACATCTTCGGCCAGGAGCCGAACGACGGGCGGGACCAGTCCCAGGCCCGCCTCGCGACGTTCCTGCGGGGCATCCGCGGCGAGAAGCTCGGCGAGGTGACCGACCCCGCCGGGCTCGTCGCCGCGGGCACCGAGCTGTTCGTCCGCCCGACCAGCCCCACCCTGCCGGACCGGGTCTGGTACGGCGGCGGCTCGGTGGCCTCCGCCGAACGGGTCGGCCGCCAGGGCCTGCGCCTGCTGCTCAGCACCATCCTGCACGGCCAGATCGACGACTACGGCGCCGAGCTGGCCCGCGCCATCGAGGCCTACCGCGCCGCCTACACCGGAACCACCCCGGCGCGGGCCGCCGTCGCGCGCTCCGTGCTGCCCGCCACGTCCCCGGAGCTCGCCCGCGTCTACGCGGCCTACGACGAGGAGCGGCGCACCCAGGGGCCGGCGGCCTCACGCCCGCGGGGCGCCCTGACCCCCGTGGCGGCCCCGCCCGCCCGGTTCACGATGAGCCCCGTGCACCACGGTGACCCGTCCGCCGTCGTCGACCAGCTGCTCGCCGACCCGAGCGTCGCGCTCGGCGACGAACTCATCGCCTTCCTGCCTCCCGCCTTCGGCCTGCGGGAGAACCTCCGCCTCCTCGAGGACATCGCCGAAACCGTCGCCCCCCACCTCGGCTGGGCGTCGGCGACGCCGTCGTGA